A stretch of the Actinoalloteichus fjordicus genome encodes the following:
- a CDS encoding cytochrome P450 family protein, translating into MTAVPDRDHIAPFTPTTRSITAPDPVRTALRQAGPIVQVTAPAGGPAWIVTEEALAREVCAHPQIVKDPAMAPLYWDRMTAGLEQTAAEQPSLTTLDGPEHARLRRAHAPLFSARRIGEQSPRIHAIARQLLTGIAAHGAVVDLMADFTIRYPLTVLLDLLGIPLDRLDEAIDACRRMLDDEPDAQQEAIAAIAGLAAAGLQDGGRGLAAELRDRMPAGTTPQELHYHLFGLIFAGQLTTDASIGFLIARLLGERDDPGAGGNENVLASGPGSVDELVRETLRRNPPAPFTLWRFTTTEIELAGVRLPARAPVLIDIQGIDTAPARSPGPDLTFGAGAHFCIGAQLALLELRAVATVLRQDFPRARLTVPHGGLRQSGLGGIQGNRLVVLPVVLTG; encoded by the coding sequence ATGACCGCCGTCCCGGATCGCGACCACATCGCACCGTTCACTCCGACCACGCGCAGCATCACCGCGCCCGACCCGGTGCGCACCGCGTTGCGCCAGGCCGGGCCGATCGTCCAGGTCACCGCCCCCGCAGGCGGCCCGGCGTGGATCGTGACCGAGGAGGCCCTGGCCAGGGAAGTCTGTGCTCATCCCCAGATCGTCAAGGACCCCGCGATGGCACCCCTGTACTGGGATCGAATGACCGCCGGGCTCGAGCAGACCGCCGCAGAGCAGCCCTCCCTCACCACCCTGGACGGTCCCGAGCACGCTCGGCTGCGCCGCGCCCACGCTCCGCTCTTCAGCGCCCGCAGGATCGGCGAACAGTCCCCCCGGATTCACGCCATCGCCAGACAGCTGCTCACCGGGATCGCCGCGCACGGCGCGGTGGTCGATCTGATGGCGGACTTCACCATCCGCTATCCCCTCACCGTCCTGCTCGACCTGCTCGGCATCCCGCTCGATCGCCTCGACGAGGCCATCGACGCCTGCCGACGGATGCTCGACGACGAGCCGGACGCGCAGCAGGAGGCCATCGCGGCGATCGCCGGTCTCGCCGCCGCCGGACTCCAGGACGGTGGGAGGGGCCTCGCCGCCGAACTGCGCGATCGAATGCCTGCGGGCACGACGCCGCAGGAGCTGCACTACCACCTGTTCGGGTTGATCTTCGCCGGTCAGCTCACCACCGACGCCTCCATCGGCTTCCTGATCGCGCGACTGCTCGGCGAGCGCGACGACCCCGGCGCCGGGGGGAACGAGAACGTCCTAGCCTCGGGGCCGGGCTCCGTCGACGAGCTGGTCCGCGAGACGCTGCGGCGGAACCCGCCTGCGCCGTTCACCCTCTGGAGGTTCACCACGACGGAGATCGAACTCGCGGGTGTGCGCCTGCCCGCCAGGGCACCCGTGCTCATCGACATCCAGGGCATCGACACCGCTCCGGCTCGCTCCCCCGGCCCGGACCTCACCTTCGGTGCGGGCGCCCACTTCTGCATCGGGGCGCAGCTCGCGCTGCTCGAACTGCGCGCGGTGGCCACGGTGCTTCGCCAGGACTTCCCTCGGGCCCGGCTCACCGTCCCGCACGGCGGACTCCGGCAGTCGGGCCTGGGCGGGATTCAGGGAAACCGACTCGTCGTCCTCCCGGTCGTGCTGACCGGCTGA
- a CDS encoding thiamine ABC transporter substrate-binding protein: MSGKVRRVAIATATSALAVSVVASCSLVGGGSDRGPDDPTTRRVVLVTHDSFAYDESVVAEFEESSGIELDIRQSGDAGELTNTLVLSRDNPIGDVVFGVDSTFASRAINEGVFEPYRSPEAAAGADRYRVAGAEDSENADVLSAVDVGDVCLNVDVEWFADPANGPVEAPTGFDDLVDPRYRDLTVVPDPATSSPGLAFQLATIEHYGEDGWADYWAELRDNGVQVTGGWTEAYTQEFSGSSGAGPRPIVVSYASSPAAEIGEDGEPRTTALLDTCYRQVEYAGVLAGAAEPDGAREVIDFLLSEPFQSQVAEYMYVYPVREDVVLPESWESAAPLPADSATLPADQVDANRADWVEEWRTIVLG; this comes from the coding sequence GTGTCAGGAAAGGTCCGTCGCGTCGCCATCGCGACCGCGACGTCGGCGCTCGCCGTGTCGGTCGTCGCGAGCTGCTCCCTGGTGGGCGGCGGCTCCGACCGGGGTCCCGACGACCCGACGACCCGCCGCGTCGTCCTGGTCACCCACGACTCCTTCGCCTACGACGAGTCCGTCGTCGCCGAGTTCGAGGAGTCCAGCGGCATCGAGCTGGACATCCGGCAGAGCGGCGACGCCGGGGAGCTGACCAACACGCTGGTGCTCAGCCGGGACAACCCGATCGGCGACGTCGTGTTCGGCGTCGACTCCACCTTCGCCTCCCGCGCGATCAACGAGGGCGTCTTCGAGCCCTACCGCAGTCCGGAGGCGGCGGCGGGCGCCGACCGATACCGGGTCGCAGGCGCCGAGGACTCGGAGAACGCCGACGTCCTCAGCGCCGTCGACGTCGGCGACGTGTGCCTCAACGTCGACGTGGAATGGTTCGCCGATCCCGCCAACGGCCCCGTCGAGGCTCCGACGGGCTTCGACGACCTCGTCGATCCCCGCTACCGCGATCTCACGGTGGTGCCGGACCCCGCGACGTCCTCGCCCGGCCTGGCCTTCCAGCTGGCGACCATCGAGCACTACGGCGAGGACGGCTGGGCCGACTACTGGGCCGAGCTGCGCGACAACGGCGTGCAGGTCACCGGCGGCTGGACCGAGGCCTACACCCAGGAATTCTCGGGGTCGAGCGGCGCGGGCCCCCGCCCGATCGTCGTGTCCTACGCGTCCTCGCCCGCCGCCGAGATCGGCGAGGACGGCGAGCCGCGCACCACCGCGCTGCTGGACACCTGCTACCGCCAGGTCGAGTACGCCGGGGTGCTGGCCGGGGCCGCCGAGCCGGACGGGGCTCGCGAGGTGATCGACTTCCTGCTGTCGGAGCCGTTCCAGTCGCAGGTCGCCGAGTACATGTACGTCTATCCGGTGCGGGAGGACGTGGTGCTGCCGGAATCGTGGGAGAGCGCCGCACCACTGCCTGCGGACTCCGCGACGCTGCCTGCCGACCAGGTGGACGCCAACCGCGCGGACTGGGTGGAGGAGTGGCGCACGATCGTGCTCGGCTGA
- a CDS encoding ABC transporter permease translates to MKQTSKATDPRVSPATSLGTAAGPPSRRHGRSRRLGLLAAAALPVGFLLFFFAWPVVAILLRGLGEGGLAETLFDVRTWRIVGFTLGQAAAATLVAVLAGLPLAYLLSRLDVPGRGLIRVLVTVPFVLPTVVVGIAFRALLGDGSLVAIVLANAFFNVAVVVRTVGGLWSHLDRRAEDAARALGASRLRAFTSVTLPALRPALGSAAAVVFLFCSTSFGVVLVLGGARFRTLETEIYLRTVQLLDLPGAAALSLIQLAAVVAALAVGAAARRRRETALRLRPAADTLRRPRGGDWLVVGAALSVLIGLLIPVVTLVIRSLSTSEGFGFAGYRALAGEPADGVLAVSALDAAMNSLRAATDATMLAMVFGVLASIVLARTRRRGLAQLLDGLLMLPLGVSAVTVGFGYLITLGSLPDELRGSSVLVPFVQALVITPLVIRMLLPVLRAVDERLRQAAASLGASPWRVWREVDLPMAARSLIASAAFGFVVALGEFGATSFLVRAETMTLPVAVARLISRPGELNTMTAYAACTLLILVTAAMVAIVERIRIAGGPNALGEF, encoded by the coding sequence ATGAAGCAGACCTCGAAGGCGACAGATCCGCGCGTGAGTCCGGCCACGAGCCTCGGCACGGCAGCTGGCCCGCCGAGCCGACGACACGGCCGGTCCCGGCGGCTCGGCCTGCTCGCCGCCGCCGCCCTTCCCGTGGGCTTCCTGCTGTTCTTCTTCGCCTGGCCGGTCGTGGCGATCCTGCTGCGCGGCCTCGGCGAGGGCGGGCTCGCCGAGACCCTGTTCGACGTCCGGACCTGGCGGATCGTCGGCTTCACCCTGGGACAGGCCGCCGCCGCCACCCTGGTGGCCGTGCTGGCCGGGCTGCCGTTGGCCTACCTGCTGTCCCGGCTCGACGTGCCGGGACGCGGGCTGATCCGGGTACTGGTGACGGTGCCCTTCGTGCTCCCGACCGTCGTGGTCGGCATCGCCTTCCGGGCGCTGCTCGGCGACGGCTCGCTGGTGGCGATCGTGCTCGCCAACGCCTTCTTCAACGTCGCCGTCGTGGTGCGGACGGTCGGCGGGCTCTGGTCGCACCTCGACCGTCGGGCCGAGGACGCGGCGAGGGCGCTGGGTGCCTCGCGGCTGCGGGCCTTCACCTCGGTGACGTTGCCTGCGCTGCGACCGGCGCTCGGCTCGGCGGCGGCGGTGGTGTTCCTGTTCTGTTCGACCAGCTTCGGCGTGGTCCTGGTGCTCGGCGGTGCTCGATTCCGCACCCTGGAGACGGAGATCTACCTCCGCACGGTGCAGCTGCTCGACCTGCCTGGCGCGGCGGCGTTGTCGTTGATCCAGCTCGCGGCGGTCGTCGCCGCGCTGGCGGTGGGGGCGGCGGCTCGACGACGCCGGGAGACGGCCCTGCGCCTCCGGCCCGCCGCCGACACGCTGCGCAGGCCGCGCGGCGGCGACTGGCTGGTCGTCGGCGCCGCGCTGTCGGTGCTGATCGGGCTGTTGATCCCGGTGGTGACGCTGGTGATCCGGTCGCTGTCGACCTCGGAGGGATTCGGGTTCGCGGGCTACCGGGCACTGGCAGGCGAACCTGCCGACGGCGTACTCGCGGTGTCCGCCCTGGACGCCGCCATGAACTCGCTGCGGGCCGCGACCGACGCCACGATGCTCGCGATGGTCTTCGGGGTGCTGGCGTCGATCGTGCTGGCCAGGACACGGCGTCGCGGGCTCGCCCAGCTGCTGGACGGCCTGCTGATGCTCCCGCTGGGCGTCTCGGCGGTGACCGTCGGATTCGGCTATCTGATCACGCTCGGCTCGCTGCCCGACGAGCTGCGCGGCTCGTCGGTGCTGGTGCCCTTCGTGCAGGCCCTGGTGATCACGCCGCTGGTGATCCGCATGCTGCTGCCGGTGCTGCGCGCGGTGGACGAACGACTGCGGCAGGCCGCCGCCTCGCTGGGGGCCTCGCCGTGGCGGGTCTGGCGGGAGGTGGACCTGCCCATGGCGGCTCGGTCGTTGATCGCCTCGGCGGCGTTCGGCTTCGTGGTGGCGCTGGGCGAGTTCGGCGCGACGAGCTTCCTGGTGCGCGCGGAGACGATGACGCTGCCGGTGGCGGTGGCGCGCCTGATCTCGCGGCCGGGTGAGCTGAACACGATGACCGCCTACGCGGCCTGCACGCTGTTGATCCTGGTCACGGCCGCGATGGTGGCGATCGTGGAGCGGATTCGCATCGCGGGCGGCCCGAACGCCTTGGGAGAGTTCTGA
- a CDS encoding FAD-dependent monooxygenase: MAPTNTDILISGAGIAGPVLACMLRRHGFNPTVVDRMPAPGVPGVEADIYGPAVDVLHDLGVLGSVWQARTAIKTISHLGPKGRAIDVDITAITGGSSDRHIEIMRDDLVEILHRRSTPDVEHLFDDSIQHLEEHSDGVHVTFDRSDPREFHLVIGADGLHSKVRELAFGASARHERHLGAYQCVIRHLDESRAVDRLSMQHSPGRSVIGYPRDDSGRALTVAVFLADEQPESDLRDPADQRRLIHAAFADADEETAKVLDHRAGAEAFRFGAVSQVRMDTWSRGRTTLVGDAGYATGGAVSCGATLAIMGAHVLAGELAAADGDHRLGFARYEQEMRDVVGRWQEIGPALLHSQLGPGRFGRWVLRQRFRLLALAPTGLRSRLLTAAPTELLRLFGQVKEYAVRIST, encoded by the coding sequence ATGGCACCCACGAATACCGACATCCTGATCTCCGGCGCGGGTATCGCAGGGCCGGTCCTGGCCTGCATGCTGAGACGGCACGGATTCAATCCGACCGTCGTCGACCGGATGCCCGCACCGGGAGTTCCGGGCGTCGAGGCAGACATCTACGGCCCCGCCGTCGACGTCCTCCACGACCTCGGTGTACTCGGCTCGGTGTGGCAGGCGCGCACCGCGATCAAGACGATCTCCCACCTCGGTCCGAAGGGCCGTGCGATCGATGTCGATATCACGGCCATCACGGGTGGCAGCTCCGATCGACACATCGAGATCATGCGGGACGACCTGGTCGAGATCCTGCATCGACGATCCACACCAGACGTCGAGCACCTCTTCGACGACTCGATCCAACACCTCGAAGAACACTCCGACGGGGTTCACGTCACCTTCGACCGCAGCGACCCACGCGAGTTCCACCTGGTCATCGGCGCCGACGGACTGCACTCCAAGGTGCGGGAGCTGGCTTTCGGCGCGAGCGCCCGGCACGAACGCCATCTCGGCGCGTATCAATGCGTCATCAGGCATCTGGACGAATCGCGCGCGGTCGACCGTCTCTCGATGCAGCACTCGCCCGGCCGTTCCGTCATCGGATATCCCCGCGACGATTCCGGTCGAGCACTGACGGTGGCCGTCTTCCTGGCAGACGAGCAGCCGGAGTCGGACCTCCGAGACCCCGCTGACCAGCGACGGCTGATCCACGCCGCCTTCGCCGATGCGGACGAGGAGACAGCCAAGGTGCTCGATCATCGTGCGGGCGCCGAAGCGTTCCGCTTCGGCGCCGTCAGTCAGGTGCGGATGGACACCTGGTCGCGCGGGCGGACGACCCTGGTCGGCGACGCGGGCTACGCGACCGGCGGCGCCGTCAGCTGCGGGGCGACGCTGGCGATCATGGGGGCGCACGTCCTGGCAGGCGAGCTGGCCGCTGCGGACGGCGATCACCGACTGGGCTTCGCCCGATACGAGCAGGAGATGCGCGACGTCGTCGGCAGGTGGCAGGAGATCGGCCCGGCGCTGTTGCACAGCCAACTCGGACCTGGTCGATTCGGGCGTTGGGTGCTGCGGCAGAGATTTCGTCTCCTGGCGCTAGCACCCACCGGACTACGCAGCCGACTCCTCACCGCAGCACCTACCGAACTGCTCCGGCTGTTCGGGCAGGTGAAGGAGTACGCGGTGCGGATCTCCACCTAG
- a CDS encoding DHA2 family efflux MFS transporter permease subunit, which produces MTAQHPPMHRWLGLIAVTLGVALIVVDTTIVTVIVPSIIDDLGIGSSDVQWIQESYVIVFAALLLLVGRIADLVGARRVFLVGVTAFSAASVLAALAPGGEALLTARVLQGTAASLILPTSLALMNAAFTGRDRGRAFAVWGSTIGAAAALGPLLGGLLAEISWRWAFGINIPLGVLIVLGVRAFLPPSPRSRGRIDVPGAVLSIIGLGLLAFALVEGRVYGWFTTVTPLTVAGLTWDRGPSPVLVALLTATAALVLFVRRQLALGRAGTRQPLMDARLFSISSFRNGSIAALIISMGEFGIVAVLPLWLQFTLDYSALQAGLALLPLAVGSLVASGAAFGMSAVSPLGLVRLGLALEIAGLAVLGWTAATDSSWWVIAASLFVYGVGVGFATAQVTNVVLADVPARSANQGSAVSSAARELGSALGIAALTTAFFSTLSGDLHRRLTAAGTPPGESDQFAAQVTDSAGAVIARLAADPDTVAVAQAADAAMSRGVSVVSHLAVGLLVLGLVATTLIPAATMPRPREAGRPADRARS; this is translated from the coding sequence ATGACCGCCCAGCACCCGCCGATGCATCGTTGGCTCGGCTTGATCGCGGTCACTCTCGGGGTGGCGTTGATCGTGGTCGACACCACGATCGTCACGGTGATCGTCCCGTCGATCATCGACGACCTCGGCATCGGCTCGAGCGACGTCCAGTGGATCCAGGAGTCCTATGTCATCGTCTTCGCCGCGCTGTTGCTGCTGGTCGGCCGCATCGCGGACCTGGTGGGCGCCCGGCGGGTCTTCCTCGTCGGCGTCACGGCGTTCAGCGCGGCGAGTGTGCTCGCGGCACTCGCACCCGGGGGCGAGGCGCTGCTGACGGCGCGAGTCCTTCAGGGCACGGCGGCGTCACTGATCCTGCCGACGTCGCTGGCGTTGATGAACGCCGCCTTCACCGGTCGGGACCGAGGGCGGGCCTTCGCAGTGTGGGGATCGACGATCGGAGCGGCCGCGGCGCTCGGTCCGCTGCTGGGCGGCCTTCTCGCCGAGATCTCCTGGCGATGGGCGTTCGGCATCAACATCCCGCTCGGGGTGCTGATCGTGCTCGGCGTCCGCGCGTTCCTTCCGCCGTCACCGCGCAGCCGGGGTCGCATCGACGTCCCCGGCGCAGTGCTGTCGATCATCGGGCTCGGCCTGTTGGCCTTCGCCCTCGTCGAGGGTCGCGTCTACGGCTGGTTCACCACCGTCACACCGTTGACGGTCGCGGGGCTGACCTGGGATCGCGGGCCGTCCCCGGTCCTGGTGGCGCTGCTGACGGCGACGGCGGCCCTGGTCCTCTTCGTGCGGCGGCAGCTCGCCCTCGGCCGGGCAGGCACCCGACAGCCGCTGATGGACGCACGGCTGTTCTCGATCAGCTCGTTTCGCAACGGCAGCATCGCCGCGCTGATCATCAGCATGGGCGAGTTCGGGATCGTGGCGGTGCTGCCGCTGTGGCTTCAGTTCACCCTCGACTACAGCGCGCTCCAGGCAGGCCTAGCCCTCCTGCCGCTGGCCGTGGGGAGTCTCGTGGCCAGCGGTGCTGCGTTCGGGATGTCCGCCGTCTCACCGCTGGGGCTCGTCCGTCTCGGGCTGGCCCTGGAGATCGCGGGGCTCGCCGTGTTGGGCTGGACGGCCGCCACCGACAGCTCGTGGTGGGTGATCGCGGCATCGCTGTTCGTCTACGGCGTCGGCGTCGGCTTCGCCACCGCCCAGGTCACCAACGTCGTCCTCGCCGACGTGCCCGCCCGCAGCGCCAACCAGGGCTCCGCCGTGTCGAGCGCCGCGCGCGAGCTGGGCTCCGCCCTCGGCATCGCGGCGCTGACCACCGCGTTCTTCAGCACCCTCAGCGGCGACCTACACCGTCGCCTGACCGCCGCCGGGACACCGCCCGGCGAGTCCGATCAGTTCGCCGCCCAGGTCACCGACAGCGCGGGTGCGGTGATCGCGCGCCTGGCCGCCGACCCGGACACTGTCGCGGTCGCCCAGGCCGCCGACGCGGCGATGTCCCGGGGCGTCTCCGTAGTCAGCCACCTCGCCGTCGGTCTGCTCGTACTCGGTCTGGTGGCCACCACGCTCATCCCCGCCGCGACCATGCCGAGGCCGAGGGAGGCCGGCCGGCCCGCCGACCGAGCCCGGTCCTGA
- a CDS encoding MarR family winged helix-turn-helix transcriptional regulator, protein MTAGPRPEDVGAHSARLMDGLRAFGANYTEFTGRFATWLGLHSTDATALVEILYAEDKGTPLSPSQVGERLALTSGATTNLLNRLERLGHIVRTREHADRRIVTLRSSSRIEGPAREFFAALSSRLDSLVAQYPPEQLDEFDGFLRRLRDTMNDLLAEPVPPRTPGEGEVEGS, encoded by the coding sequence ATGACAGCGGGACCACGGCCGGAGGACGTCGGCGCGCACTCCGCCCGGCTCATGGACGGGCTGCGGGCCTTCGGCGCCAACTACACGGAGTTCACCGGCCGATTCGCCACCTGGCTGGGGCTGCACTCGACCGACGCCACCGCACTCGTCGAGATCCTCTACGCCGAGGACAAGGGCACGCCGTTGTCGCCGAGCCAGGTCGGCGAGCGGCTCGCGCTGACCTCGGGCGCCACGACGAACCTGCTCAACCGCCTGGAGCGGCTCGGCCACATCGTCCGCACCAGGGAACACGCCGACCGGCGCATCGTGACCCTGCGCAGCAGCTCACGCATCGAGGGACCCGCCCGCGAGTTCTTCGCCGCCCTGAGCAGCAGGCTCGACAGCCTGGTCGCCCAGTACCCGCCCGAGCAGCTCGACGAGTTCGACGGCTTCCTCCGCCGCCTCCGCGACACGATGAACGACCTGCTCGCCGAGCCCGTTCCGCCGAGGACTCCCGGCGAGGGCGAGGTGGAGGGGTCTTAG
- a CDS encoding NUDIX domain-containing protein codes for MAQVYGWLLDDVGRVLVQETGDGFNLPGGSPELADADPVATLVREALEESQVTVVDVVFLGYEQVQRNGHWRALVRAVGRIGEFRPRHPDPDGGRLFGRLMTSLDTAPGLLRWGRSGQAQAQAAARIAAHWWGLPVYYPTAPASYVD; via the coding sequence GTGGCACAGGTCTACGGTTGGCTGCTGGACGATGTGGGCCGAGTGCTGGTGCAGGAAACCGGGGACGGATTTAATCTGCCCGGCGGTTCCCCCGAGCTTGCCGATGCGGACCCGGTGGCCACGCTCGTGCGCGAGGCACTGGAAGAATCCCAGGTCACGGTGGTCGATGTGGTCTTCCTCGGCTATGAACAGGTGCAGCGCAACGGCCACTGGCGTGCATTGGTGCGTGCCGTCGGCCGGATCGGCGAGTTCCGTCCACGTCACCCCGATCCTGATGGTGGTCGGTTGTTCGGCCGGTTGATGACCTCGCTAGACACGGCACCCGGTCTGTTGAGGTGGGGCCGGTCGGGACAAGCACAGGCACAGGCAGCAGCGCGGATCGCCGCGCACTGGTGGGGACTCCCGGTCTACTACCCGACCGCGCCCGCGTCCTACGTGGACTGA
- a CDS encoding helix-turn-helix domain-containing protein — protein MNVLPADEPIDPSLWERPQIRTALARHDISTVYRLLGGAGIAQRRIAQLTGQSQSDVSEIAGGRQVQAYDLLVRIAEGFGIPRGYMGLAYTDAVTRLLAASTAAVIEKDDDPMERRTFLGVVSKLVVGATLTTAEVDLLTVSPELTPAPRRVGATEVTQLKALTSALRTYDASHGGGSCRDAVLAQMQWAESLLSAAASDRVRPALLSAVADLKTLAGWTAHDLGLAHEARGYLAQAV, from the coding sequence ATGAACGTCCTGCCCGCCGACGAGCCGATCGATCCGAGTCTGTGGGAGCGCCCGCAGATCCGAACCGCTTTGGCCCGCCACGACATCAGCACTGTCTATCGCCTGCTCGGCGGTGCCGGAATCGCGCAACGCCGCATCGCCCAACTCACCGGGCAAAGCCAATCCGACGTTTCCGAGATCGCAGGCGGCAGGCAGGTTCAGGCGTACGACCTTCTCGTCCGGATCGCCGAAGGCTTCGGCATCCCTCGCGGATACATGGGCCTGGCGTATACCGACGCTGTGACCCGTCTGTTGGCAGCATCGACAGCAGCGGTGATCGAGAAGGACGATGACCCGATGGAACGCAGGACATTCCTCGGTGTGGTCAGCAAACTCGTCGTCGGTGCCACACTGACGACGGCCGAAGTCGATCTACTCACCGTGTCCCCGGAACTGACCCCCGCGCCCCGGCGGGTCGGAGCCACCGAGGTCACCCAGCTCAAGGCTCTTACGAGCGCACTGCGCACCTACGACGCCTCACATGGCGGCGGATCATGCCGCGATGCCGTCTTGGCGCAGATGCAGTGGGCTGAATCGCTGCTGTCAGCAGCCGCTTCCGATCGTGTCCGGCCCGCGCTGCTTTCCGCCGTAGCCGATCTGAAGACGTTGGCAGGCTGGACCGCGCACGACCTCGGGCTCGCTCACGAGGCACGTGGCTACCTCGCACAGGCCGTCTGA
- a CDS encoding glycosyltransferase, with amino-acid sequence MPLESYAAGAAPVIATTAGGLAEQVVDGRTGFSAAPNNPVSLAAAIRRGLALTPAGRDRMRDRGRQFAAAHHDHPQAVRIFLGQVAPWLTTSVSQST; translated from the coding sequence GTGCCTCTGGAGTCCTATGCCGCCGGAGCCGCTCCGGTCATAGCCACCACCGCTGGAGGGTTGGCCGAGCAAGTCGTCGACGGACGCACCGGATTCTCCGCCGCACCGAACAATCCAGTAAGCCTGGCCGCCGCCATCCGGCGTGGGCTTGCGCTCACTCCGGCCGGCCGCGACCGGATGCGTGATCGGGGCCGTCAATTCGCTGCGGCACACCATGACCACCCGCAGGCCGTCCGGATCTTCCTCGGACAGGTCGCACCGTGGCTCACCACGTCCGTCAGTCAGTCCACGTAG
- a CDS encoding glycosyltransferase: MLILALDAPFLGIPPLLAPETLPNLVLVPRSTARIHAPTDRERIAWESYGLLTAAEHGSTIATISQFMHTHLGREYHIPDHALRGLPDGLSPSDWQLSLPADLPEPASAGFLFSMGRAVPYKGFDDLLDALTVLRAQGTAVPHLVLAAVTDHPEPGDYQHQLARTIARRCLDVTLLTRFDPDIRCMLVHPALAAVVVPSRAEPFGRVCLWSPMPPEPLRS; encoded by the coding sequence GTGCTCATCCTGGCGTTGGACGCCCCGTTCCTAGGGATCCCGCCGCTGCTTGCGCCGGAGACGCTTCCGAACCTGGTGCTGGTGCCGCGTTCCACCGCCCGCATCCACGCCCCGACCGATCGCGAGCGCATCGCCTGGGAGTCCTACGGGTTGCTCACCGCAGCCGAACACGGCAGCACCATTGCCACGATCTCCCAGTTCATGCATACCCACCTCGGGCGCGAATACCACATCCCCGACCACGCGCTTCGCGGACTGCCGGATGGGCTCAGCCCCTCGGACTGGCAGCTCAGCCTGCCCGCTGATCTTCCGGAACCGGCGTCGGCCGGATTCTTGTTCTCGATGGGCCGCGCCGTGCCTTACAAGGGATTCGATGACCTTCTCGACGCACTCACCGTTCTGCGCGCACAAGGCACCGCAGTCCCACACCTGGTGCTCGCTGCGGTCACCGACCATCCCGAACCCGGCGACTACCAACACCAGCTCGCCCGCACCATCGCCCGGCGGTGTCTGGACGTCACCCTGCTCACCCGGTTCGATCCCGACATCCGCTGCATGCTCGTTCACCCGGCCCTCGCCGCAGTGGTGGTGCCTTCGCGCGCTGAACCCTTCGGCCGTGTGTGCCTCTGGAGTCCTATGCCGCCGGAGCCGCTCCGGTCATAG
- a CDS encoding ABC transporter ATP-binding protein, with translation MSLGLRGLSVHYGSTVAVSEVDLTVADGEVVALLGPSGCGKSTLLRAVAGLEQPASGVVCWDDRDLADVPVHRRGFGLVFQDGQLFPHRDVAGNVAFGLRMARIDREARADRVTELLGLIGLAGYEARAVASLSGGEQQRVALARALAPQPRLLLLDEPLSALDRVLREQLAIDLAALLRTTSTTTLVVTHDHDEAFTLADRVAVMDEGRLLQIGPPDEVWRSPASPAVAAFLGCTTLLPAEISAGVARCTLGAVRLPGGGDQPAGDVLLGLRSTALAVDAAGELTGTVVQRVHRHDHVRLLVELPAAYRGGGLVGADGDGRVEAVAQVADAPSPGDRVRLALRAEGVAVVAGVSV, from the coding sequence ATGTCTCTGGGACTGCGCGGCCTGTCCGTGCACTACGGCTCGACGGTCGCGGTGTCCGAGGTGGACCTGACGGTGGCCGACGGCGAGGTGGTGGCGCTGCTCGGGCCGTCCGGCTGCGGCAAGTCGACGCTGCTGCGGGCGGTGGCGGGGCTGGAACAGCCCGCCTCGGGCGTGGTGTGCTGGGACGATCGGGACCTGGCGGACGTGCCGGTGCATCGCCGAGGCTTCGGACTGGTCTTCCAGGACGGCCAGCTCTTCCCGCATCGCGACGTGGCGGGCAACGTCGCCTTCGGGCTGCGGATGGCGCGCATCGACCGCGAGGCTCGGGCGGACCGGGTGACGGAGCTGCTCGGGCTGATCGGCCTGGCCGGATACGAGGCCAGGGCGGTGGCCAGCCTGTCCGGCGGCGAACAGCAGCGGGTGGCTTTGGCGCGGGCGCTGGCTCCGCAGCCTCGGCTGCTGCTGCTCGACGAACCGCTGTCCGCGCTCGATCGCGTGCTGCGGGAGCAGCTCGCGATCGATCTCGCGGCCCTGTTGCGCACCACTTCGACCACGACGCTCGTCGTGACGCACGACCATGACGAGGCCTTCACCCTGGCCGACCGGGTCGCCGTGATGGACGAGGGCAGACTGCTCCAGATCGGTCCGCCCGACGAGGTCTGGCGCAGTCCTGCCTCGCCCGCCGTCGCCGCGTTCCTCGGCTGCACGACGCTGCTGCCCGCCGAGATCAGCGCGGGCGTGGCGCGCTGCACACTCGGCGCGGTGAGATTGCCCGGCGGAGGAGACCAACCCGCCGGGGACGTGCTGCTCGGCCTGCGGTCGACGGCCCTGGCCGTCGACGCGGCGGGGGAGCTGACCGGCACGGTCGTGCAGCGGGTGCACCGCCATGACCATGTCCGCCTGCTGGTGGAGCTGCCTGCGGCTTACCGAGGCGGTGGTCTGGTCGGTGCCGACGGCGACGGCCGCGTCGAGGCGGTGGCGCAGGTCGCCGACGCCCCGTCGCCCGGCGACCGGGTGCGGCTCGCGTTGCGGGCGGAGGGCGTCGCGGTGGTGGCGGGGGTGTCAGTCTGA